Genomic DNA from Hyperolius riggenbachi isolate aHypRig1 chromosome 10, aHypRig1.pri, whole genome shotgun sequence:
GGACGAGACGTTTCAGTGCACAGAATATCGGCGGGAAATTTGAAATACCATCTGCTCAGCGCTCAACCAATCACAGCGCCAGACGCTTCTCTATTAAGCCAATAAGAATGCAAAGAAAGTATTAATTCAGCTTTTTGCTACTAACTCAAGATGTTTCTACTGTTAGTATAAGAGGAGTTTGATTCGTAAAATAAGCATCGGTAAGTCATATAATTGCACCCCACATTTCCCAGGTCATCATAAAAATTGCGTCATGGAAGTAATATAGATGTGATGAGAACATTTAACTGTCTGGACCCCTCTTCTGCCAGTGTGCATCACTTTACAATTAGCTGATCTGTGTgggaaaacacaaacaaaaaacgcTACTGGGACAAATCAGAAGACAAGTAAAATATGGCGCTCGAACGTTTTTCGAAGGCTTAAATCCTAGCCAATTGTTATGCTAATGCGGGTATTGTATATTACTTTAGAACGATGAGAATGTTATAAACATGCTATCCAACTGCTGCAATACAGCTCTGTATGGAGAATGTggggtggctctgaaaagagcctttgtgGTGTGGGTGATAATGTATGACGTGCTTATGCCCTCTCGCCGCGGATCCTGCGGGCCAGCTGGATGTCTTTGGGCATGATGGTGACCCTCTTGGCGTGGATGGCGCACAGGTTGGTGTCCTCGAAGAGCCCCACCAGATAAGCCTCGCTGGCCTCCTGCAGAGCCATGACGGCCGAGCTCTGGAAGCGCAGGTCGGTCTTGAAGTCCTGGGCGATCTCCCGCACCAGGCGCTGGAAGGGCAGCTTGCGGATCAGCAGCTCGGTGGATTTCTGGTAGCGGCGGATCTCTCGGAGAGCCACTGTACCGGGCCGGTAGCGGTGAGGCTTCTTCACTCCTCCGGTGGCCGGGGCGCTCTTCCGGGCAGCTTTGGTAGCCAGCTGCTTGCGGGGAGCTTTCCCTCCGGTGGACTTGCGGGCGGTCTGCTTGGTTCTGGCCATCGCTCAATTGGCTAATTCTTctcactagtgttgtccggatcatgaacgattcggatctttgatccgaatctattttatgagtcgatcatccgaatcatcaaaatgaacgattcggatcgcaaaaggggcggggccaggagcgacacgccccctctcagcgggcagcggggtcctggaagcagggatcgctctgttggatgggagccacccttgcagggagacaggtagatgagagaggggacatgggtgccactgccagatatgtgtagagcacacatactggctataacgtgctgcccattacaggctgtctgttccgtagtgctgcacagtgaacacattggaagcttttggctcagcacagctcagtaactttgcagacagtgtgattgaaaggcaatataatcctcctgcactcggcactaaacagctgcacttatcttctgggaatgctttctttcactgtgcgaccttttctttcaaagtgtacagatgaacatataggtgaaatatatgtaaagcatatgacttcagcatgtgggtattacgtgcaaacatttctgctctctgctcgtcccttccctgtccactccctgccctctgtccatcttctccccttctctgtgtgtccactccctccccttctcctgtccacagacctgtcctgctgttcatttcacccccgaatgcttccggtagtaaaatgatccgagattcggatcaaagatccggatctcttcaatgatccgattcgaatcatccggatcattgaaaagatccgaacttcccatctctacttctCACAGGCGAGAATAGACTGAGGAGAGCGGCCGGGAAGAGCCTTTTATACACCCTGCGCCTCTCTGACATTGGCTGCCTCACACCACGCCCCCTATATGGTGACAGGGGACAGCGCGGAGAGCCAATTGTCATCCACATGCTATCTCCATATCAGCCTGCGCCGTGTCTGCCTCGCGCTGGCGGGACATCCAATCACCGGGCGGCtcctcctaatcttcccgcccagTGCAGTCAATGATTTACCGTAAAACTCCCCCTACTATCCCCATTCCCCGACTCACAGCACGCTATCTGCCATGTTAAGCCCTATTTATAAGCGCCGTGGCTTCAGATTGGCCGGGGTGATCGGGAGCTTTTAATGGATTGGCTACTGCAGAACATTTGTTAATTTTCAATTATCCCGCCACAAAATTGCTTTATTACATGAGACTGAAATTATACGATGTTGACTGATTTTGTTCCTACGTATTGAACTGTCTATCATCTTAAAAAGATACTATTTAATTTATATATCTACTATAAGCGTCAAAGTGAAAAGGAAATAGAGGCAGATGAGCCACGTGTCTCTGCAGAAGATCTGTATTTTACATGCATGTGCATCACTCTGTATCGCGTAATGCAAGACACAGGCTAAGCTGGTGATTACTTCTTGTCAGGAagacagtagtgatgggaattccggctcttcttggagaatcggctcccattaaagagccggctcttacggctctcaatcggctcttcattaaatatcactagacgccactcagaatcggagtaaaagccccgcccccatctccatgacaactccagactgcttctctcgctcaggcaatccctcctgctactgctctgccccatacactcctacaagctgcacgaggaggactacatctcccagcatgcctcagcgccctttattacacagcaaaccagagctgtgtggggcggctgaggcatcggctctttcaaaactgagagccggctcttgtcgttcgcgaacgacccatcactagaagACAGTTTAGGGGACCTGCAAtctccctcctcctgccctgTGCGGGGCATCAGTCGGGGCAGTAATGAGTCTCCTCGCTCCACACACGGTCTGAGCGTTCTAGAACTCTGGGAATCTGCTGAGAGCGGTCATTTCTAAATGTGGCGGCTGCGCTTTAGTGATACATTTACAGCTTTTCAACCACCACCGTCCATGCACCccattatatagctttatttcatAGTATTATGCAACACGTATTATTTAGAGACGTCACCCTATCTGTCCGGATGGGCCATTTCTACAACAACCCCACCAGCTGCACAGACCCGTCAGGATGGATTCTACTTCTATAGAGAAATGCACGAGAAGTCCTGTCGCTGGCCATTCCCGCTATCTGCTTCTCTGAATAAATTGCGGCTGAAATATCACAGCGATCGGGATCTATGGCTGGAGACAGGAGAAAACTAGTGTATTCTCAGGAAGACTGCGGTAGCTCTAAGATTCTAACGTGTACTGGAATGGTTACTAAATACTGCAGGGGGAACTAATACATCACTAAAGATCCCCTGATCCGATTCAGAAATAGTAAAGTCAAATCCACGCGGCTAGAGGAGTTCGGTAACCTCGGTGTGAGAATCCACCTCCCTGCTCACTAACCCTGTACTGCACCCCTCCCTATACAGCACGTACGTGAATGTACAGAAAAGCCGTATAGTGAGTGAGTGGCTCTTAGAACGAAACACTAACAGCGCATTTAACATATCAATACATAGCCCTGCAGTGAATGagtgggtggctctgaaaagagcctttgggtTTCCTGTGTAGTCGGGTGAGAGGCGATTACTTGGCACTGGTGTACTTGGTGACGGCCTTGGTGCCCTCGGACACGGCGTGCTTGGCCAGCTCTCCCGGCAGCAGCAGGCGGACGGCGGTCTGGATCTCCCGGGAGGTGATAGTGTGGCGCTTGTTGTAATGAGCCAGGCGGGAAGCTTCCCCGGCGATGCGCTCGAAGATGTCATTGACGAAGGAGTTCATGATGCTCATGGCCTTGGAGGAGATGCCGGTGTCGGGGtgcacctgcttcagcaccttgtaCACGTAGATGGCGTAGCTCTCCTTCCTGGTCTTCCTGCGCTTCTTGCCATCCTTCTTCTGAGTCTTGCTCACCACTTTCTTAGAGCCCTTCTTGGGCGCCGGGGCGGACTTGGTTGGTTCAGGAGCCATGCTGATTCTCAGTAACTCTGCAGAATGCGGAGACACAATGAGGAGTCGCGCGCCTCCTCTCCTTATATAGGCGGCCTATGCTAATCAGGCTGCAGGAGAGCCGGCTCACACTATTGGAGAGCGTCACTAGCGCCGCCGACTTACCGCCCCTTATACCTGATTGGCTGCATGAGAGAGACTTGCATAGTTGAAACGCGCAACAAAGATATGCAAATGCGATTGGCTGCTAAAGTAAAGAGCCCCGCCCCTGCATGTGCTGATTAGTGGATTGTAAGA
This window encodes:
- the LOC137535027 gene encoding histone H3 — protein: MARTKQTARKSTGGKAPRKQLATKAARKSAPATGGVKKPHRYRPGTVALREIRRYQKSTELLIRKLPFQRLVREIAQDFKTDLRFQSSAVMALQEASEAYLVGLFEDTNLCAIHAKRVTIMPKDIQLARRIRGERA
- the LOC137536982 gene encoding histone H2B 1.1-like; the encoded protein is MAPEPTKSAPAPKKGSKKVVSKTQKKDGKKRRKTRKESYAIYVYKVLKQVHPDTGISSKAMSIMNSFVNDIFERIAGEASRLAHYNKRHTITSREIQTAVRLLLPGELAKHAVSEGTKAVTKYTSAK